The DNA segment ATAATCCCCTGACCGGGAATCCTCTGGATGTGCTTTCAATTGCCAATACTGAGCTATTATATCTAATTTGCCAGTTGAATTGTAAGCCAACCATTTAAATACATCAcctataaaacaagaaaaaaggtCAAAAATTGGAAATACAGTTTCATTCATTTCCACTTTGAAGCTTGAAGCAGATAAAGACTGTTACCGGTAGAGAGGACAGCAGGGACCCAAGGGAGATGAGGCATATCTGTAGGGATTGACTGGACCAACCAAGCTTTGCATCGAGGCAACGACTCAGTGAAATATGGCAGTGATAGATGGACCAAGATAAACAACACAAAGGATATGATTATGCTGTACTTAAACTCCATTTTTTCTTTTCCCCTAATCCTTACCTCCTTTGATGTATTTATGTATATCAGTTTTTAAGCATGTAGCAGCTTATTCCAAAAGCTtatagttttcatgcaaaatTATTGTGCCTTCAAAGAGAAGCATGTCCGTTGCTAATGGAACTTAAGAACCCTTAAGATCATATAATTTGTATTCATTATCTAGGTTTATCAAGATAAAAAAGACTAACCAAGAGGATTAGATATGGTTATGTGAATGTACTACTGCTTTGAACAGCTTTTTATTTCTTCTACATGAAGTATAATGGTGTGTATGTATATAGTCAGTTGTTGAGAAATTTCAGGAAGCTTACTATTGTCACATTCAAAGTGGTAGCTTTCTGTGATGAAATGCAGAAGGAAATTTCATGGATAGTTTCTTACCATTTCTTGCGTTTTCAGGGAAGCCAAACACTTTCATGAACCAAGCATTTTAGTGGTTTAGTTTTACAATGTAAAATCTTGCTCTACCCACTGAACTTGAATGTAAGAAAAATACATCACAAGgaattcaatttcaaaaagttcAAAGGAAATGTAATCCTCCAATTAACTACATGGATGAtcattaaattgaataagatgttAGAACGAAAAGCACCTGATCCAATTTTTGAATACTTCACATATGAGAAGAACCTTCATCATCAACTACAACAAAATCCTACAACTTTTTATACTCAACAGTTTGAATCTTTTTCTTCAACTGTTTATGATCTCATTAACCTCAATCATTTCTCTCTAGGATATAGAGTGTCTCCTGTTTCTCGAAGATGAACCGGAAGACTTGGTATCCCCTGGAACCATCGAAGTTGGGCTTTGCGAACTTGCAGAGGTCTCAGAACTTCTGTTATCTGCATGCCCTTTTCCGAAACCCCACAACTTGCCAAACATTCTTCTCGATCGAGATGGAAGTAGCTGGATGCCGCTTTTACTGTTTTTGCTACTCTGCTTGGCCAATTCACATTTTTCCTGAAATGCGTCCTCTTTTATCTTAATCCGACTCATTTGTTTCTCAAGGGAGTTGCAATCTTCAGCTGCAGTCTTCTCCGATTCTTCTTCAGTGTTGGTCGTGTAATGGGAAGTATTGCGAAGTGGTTGAACTCCAGCAGCAGACCTAACCTGCTCAAAGAAGAGAACTTGAACTACGACTCGAAGTGGAAGTCTCTCATTCTGGGCAGCATGCATAGATGCATCCATTGTCAATTTCTTGACATCCATCAAGCTGcacaatttctttctttcaaccTTCGTCAAGCTCAGATGCTCCTGCAGACATAATAACTTGTTATACATTGTCTAACTGCACTCATGAAAAGGTTTCAGGTTATCATTATTCAATAGTGGCAGGTACTTTTGAAAAACCAACAGTTCGGGTTATGAAGTTATAACGAAAGCTATCAAAGCAGTTAGGATTTATGAAGTAACAGGGTCATAAACACACGCAGCTGCAGTACAAATAAACCATCATTGAGCATCAGAAAACATTCTAAAAGGATCTATGCATATGATGAGAAATATGATTCTAGAATTCGAGTAGATGAACAAAATTTGGCACATAGTTGAAAGCCTACCTTTAGGTATGTGTCAATGGCTTTATAAAGTCCATCATGAACTGGTGTAGCAAACTCAGGTACAGACTGAGACAAGTCAATGAAACTGGCAAGGGAAAGATTTGGGTCGCGTGCAATTTCTTCAAGATACTCGTCGATCAGTTTACCAACGCTCAACAAGGATCCATGCCCTAGAACAAAATCAGTACATCCCATCTCATTCTTTGCAACATCTAAATCATGACGATGCATCATATACCGTTTCACAATAGAGAGAACCATCTCAACATCATATAATGTAGTTTGCGGAGGCCGCGCCGGGATTAATAAATCCTTGACAGAAGCTTCGTACAACTTTAAACTTATCCTCTTTAATAGATCTTCCTTTGCGGAATTATCCACCCCAACAAGAATGGCAACTTTCAACAGCTTCAATAAGAAACTACATGAACAATCAACACCTCTATCCGAAGGCAATAAACATACAATTGTTTCCACAAGTAATTTGTTCCTCCAGGAATGTACATCAGAATCCAAGGAATCAACAGAATCAGGCAACCATCTAACAGCATACGTTTTCAGTGCCTCACAAATGGCAACACCATCCATTCTTCCTTTTGATTTCACAGCAGTCATGACTCGCTTGTAGAGATCAATGTCTAACTCACATATATCTTCAACCCACCAATCTTTTGGAACAGATATGATCTTCTCTCGAAATTTCATACCGTCACCAGCCGTTTTGTCAGACACTGACAACTTCCGGTTATACGTGTAGGACCATGTAATGTTTGCAGGATCCACAGAGGTTTTAGATGCTATAGAATCAATGCATCTTCCAACGATCTTCAGGTTTTCAGACCATGGTAGAACAGACTTGGTGGTTTGTAGAACAATAATGGAATCTTTCCAGCTACGGAATATACTAGAATTAAGAAATACTTCGATTTTAAAAATTAGGTTACCTCGATCAACATCCTCAGTCATCTCTAGGTATTCGGCAGCACAACGTGCAGCCACAACATTGTATGCATTTAAAGTAACAGTCATCCCATAGCAGAATTTTGCACAGATTCCAAATGCTTTTGGCCCACCAGGAAAATCAACCATATTAATTTCATCACAGCACTCTTCACTGGCTTTCAGCACTAGTTTTCGCAAGCGACTGCTCTTAGATAATAGAGGGAACTGCAAAGCCACATAAGAGTGACATCCATAATTAACAATTATAATTTATAGTTAAGAGCCATCTCAGGTAACTTTTGCAAAGTTATAGGAGGCAATAATCACAATATCATATTATGCTACCTTGACAAATTCAACACTTCTACCTATAAAGTGGCACTTATAGCAATGTATCTCTAGAAGAAAAAATTGATTCAATAGTTACTTTAAGTACATTTTAAAACTTCATGCATTTAAATTGGAATCTAGAAGAAGCCATTTGAACATGaaccaaataccaaaataaataaaaagttcagAATCTACAAACACACACACACCCCCCTACAGGAGAAGTATAAATACTTGGAATGAATTGAACATACCTTGTGAAGGTAAAATTTAACTTCGCCGACATTAATTGTTACATCTGTTGCCAGATCAGATGTGACATACCTGCATCAAGAGATAGTTTATGTTAACCCCATTCTCCTCCAAAATACACACGCAAAAAGGATATTGCATTGATGAGGAATATAATagcatgatgatgatgataaccTTAAACAATGAAGAAGAACAAAGCAAGAGCCCGTTTTGACTCATTGGCTCTGGTAAAAGGGTCATGGTTATAGCTTACTTTTCAAATTAACCTCAAGTTAGTCAAATTAACAGCTATGGTCAATGAACTTGAAACTTAAAACTCTATATGAAACCACATGTTATCTTTCTTAAAACAGCTTTGTGACTTTTAGGTATAAGTATCGCCTTTCTCAAACATGAATAACAGTCGTAATAAACCAGAAACCTGGAAATGGCTTCAAAGCCTCAAAATGCAGTTGTCAAATATTTGTAATTCTCAGACATGTATAACAGTTGCCATTTTTTGCACAAAGAGATTAAGTACAACCCCGACGAAATCTCTTCTAGAGCTGCATCTGCCTACATTTCATTTAACGACATTGCCAATGCTGACTAAATGGGAAACCAACTCCACAAAGACtaccatccataaaatttcatgttttaatcaGTTGTCatcttaaaatagaaattttcattGATCAAGACTTATTAATCTCCCAGTCAAAGAATGTAAGCATATCACATAGTGCAAAGTTCAAGTATCAAATCAATTCGGTTACAAGACTAGATCACTCCTACTTACTCTACCTTAGCAACTAAATGATAAAACTCATTCAGTTATAAGAATTTGCTGAGTGGAAGAGGGTTTTTGGACATGTTATCATGAAGAAAAATCCAAGCTCACTCCTCCTTGAGTGGAACATGCTATTGATTACACGAGTAGAGATTCTTACAACCATGATTAAAGGCCTGCTGCTCCCAATATGCCTTTCCCACATTAGGACCACTAACTCATGAAAAAGAGGACAGGTTGAACAGCTGGACCACCTTCAAGGTACCCCATTGTCTTTTTTTTTACTCTTCAAtccccccccaaaaaaacaaaaacaaagcaataaaagaataataattgcAATAAAAACACCCATGTGGTTAATCTGTCACCAAgctaaaagaaatcaaaaggaaaataataataataaaaagagagaaCAATTACTTGTTAAAGTTGTGACTTTTCCGATGGAATGATTAACCACTAAAAGTTTTCTATTTCTTAAGGTATATTTTAAAAGAACCCCTCAATCAATGCAAAAATCAGTTGACAAAACAAAGATAAATTTTCAAATGCATCagataaaatatacatatttcaGTAGAAAACCAATGAAGGCTAGAGTTAAGCTTACATCTAAGAAACCGTAAGAACAAACCTAGAGTCAAACACCAAACATAGTTAAACATGTCTGGAACAGACACCATGATGGAAAACAAAAccaaatcaaatggagataacaGAAAGCTAAAGAACAATTTAAAACGGGAAAAGAAAATAATGTGAGTGAAACCCATCTTACCGGATGCATTTGCCATCAGCTTGGAAGGCGTCAGGCTTGGAGCCAAGTTTCATAAACTTCATGTTTACTCTTTTTTCTTCAGAAAATATGTTcacaaaagagaaaaagaatagGATAAAATCCCTTTAAAAAAACACGACAAGCTGACCTAAATTCCTTGTGGCTGTGAAGCTATTAGCCATACCATGTGCCAACGAGAACGTTCCTTTCTTTCCCTGTCTATATCTATCAGCTGAATAAAACCAAACCAAGTAGCAGAGGCAAAGAAATAGCCTCTCTTTTTTTCCAGAGAAAATTTTGGGACttaaaaataactaatttatGTACTTAAAATTCTGAAGATAACAAGCAAAATCAACACCAAGTAGCCAAGGAGAATATCTAATAACCATTGGACTGAGACAACAACAGAAACATCAACATTCCTATCTTCCTTATCTTCTTCCGGATTGTTCTCATCCCATTTCTCAGCTGCCACATTTTAGGAAGACATTGATGAAGCTTTAATCTTAATTACCAAACAAAGTTCACTAACAAAAACCAATAACCAAAAACCAGAAATACAAGAAGGATCAAAAAACCAAAAAAGACGAGCGAAGGGAAGATTGTAAATTTATGGGTTTATagagggaaaaaaaagagaaagatggTAGGAGAGAAAAGGCCAAAGGTAAAGAAAGAGTCATACGTGAGAGAATGATGGGGTTGTTAATATTGGATACATCATATCAATAGAATTCTCGCCGCCTTTGCTTTTAAATCAGCTTGATTTGCTGATATCAAAAGATCTTTCTCTTATTCTCTAACTCCTCCTCTGCCTAAAGGCGCATATATCGATGATTCAATCTCTTTCCTTATTGCTCTCCTTttctcacttttattattatacGATGATAAAGACTGATATAtgcataataatatatacacactACACACACCTATATGTATATATCTGTGTACGTGATGTATGGTGATCATCTACTCTTTTAGATGCACTTGTTTACCTCATCTAATCCCCTTTAGTTATTACTCTCTTCAAAACCGTTTATGTAAACGTGGTTTAATTGCCGCCAACGTCCCTAAATtatcactcaaattttaaattaactcttcaatttcaaaatattttagttgAATTCTTTTTGTATAAAGCGTTATATCAATGTAGAGATCAAATGTGAATTCTGattttacatatataaaatttaaaatacctaaattaaattataatcataatcaagtgttagaaaatttatttccttttttaataCATCAAATTTAAGTTATTCATTCACTAAGTATGCAATTTTTTTAGACATAAGTATGTAATATTTATAACTTAATCAATATGTTTTAAACATGTTACGTATCAATTTTGTGTTAACATTTAACATCCGAGTTAATGGCTACTAGTATGAGCAAAAAAAACTGAGAAACTAAAAATCAATCCAAACTGATTGTATTTCAATAGTTTAGGTTCACAAGTTTAAGAAccataattcttttttttactatacttaaaattattcataattccTCCCAATCCTTAAACAGAAGGATAAATGTGCTTCAACGCGTTCAAACATACATCCTCCTGCAATGACAATAATGCCAATGtcaatcaagttaagactcaacTACAATTAATTGAACTGAGCCGagttctatattttatttaatttataatta comes from the Gossypium hirsutum isolate 1008001.06 chromosome A06, Gossypium_hirsutum_v2.1, whole genome shotgun sequence genome and includes:
- the LOC107961737 gene encoding BTB/POZ domain-containing protein NPY1, producing MKFMKLGSKPDAFQADGKCIRYVTSDLATDVTINVGEVKFYLHKFPLLSKSSRLRKLVLKASEECCDEINMVDFPGGPKAFGICAKFCYGMTVTLNAYNVVAARCAAEYLEMTEDVDRGNLIFKIEVFLNSSIFRSWKDSIIVLQTTKSVLPWSENLKIVGRCIDSIASKTSVDPANITWSYTYNRKLSVSDKTAGDGMKFREKIISVPKDWWVEDICELDIDLYKRVMTAVKSKGRMDGVAICEALKTYAVRWLPDSVDSLDSDVHSWRNKLLVETIVCLLPSDRGVDCSCSFLLKLLKVAILVGVDNSAKEDLLKRISLKLYEASVKDLLIPARPPQTTLYDVEMVLSIVKRYMMHRHDLDVAKNEMGCTDFVLGHGSLLSVGKLIDEYLEEIARDPNLSLASFIDLSQSVPEFATPVHDGLYKAIDTYLKEHLSLTKVERKKLCSLMDVKKLTMDASMHAAQNERLPLRVVVQVLFFEQVRSAAGVQPLRNTSHYTTNTEEESEKTAAEDCNSLEKQMSRIKIKEDAFQEKCELAKQSSKNSKSGIQLLPSRSRRMFGKLWGFGKGHADNRSSETSASSQSPTSMVPGDTKSSGSSSRNRRHSIS